The Vanessa atalanta chromosome 18, ilVanAtal1.2, whole genome shotgun sequence DNA window ttttaaatatattttaccaaataattaaaagtattcacAAGAATATAtcgttgaaaataaatcaaggtttacttaaaatataaattttaccgaACTTGCAAAATGTTACTCGACGTTAATGAGTCTTAACTGTAGTTGTGCTCATTTAAGTTATCGGACATCGACCTGAGATTTGAAAACATTGATAGCTCCGAACGAGATTTACCTGCAGAAATTATCACGAGTGATTGATATTTTTGGCAAGCATTTAATCAATTTCATCACTTATTTCACGCCATAGGCAAAAAATCATGATAATCAGTTGAATAGCTGATCCGTGACCCACtaaatgccgagatggcccagtggttaacgcgtgcatcttaaccgatgattgcgggttcaaacccaggatagcaccactgaatttttatgtgcttaattactgtttataattcatctcgtgctcggcgttgaaggaaaacatcatgaggaaacatgcatgaaATAAGACATTTcaaacgaaattcagccacatctgtatccaccaacccgtattggagcagcgttgtggaatatgctccaaacgttctcctcaaatggagagaaggccttagcccagcagtatgaaatttacaggctgttaataaccaactaaatataaatatacaaactcaGTTtaactttcattatattaatcataaatacatcgagtattatagtaatttaagtttatattcagTCAATATTATGGGAATCTTTCTGTTCACAGCTTCTGCGTTGCGAATGAAACAACCAACAGTTCTGAAAGACTTTTAGTACTGTGTGCGGACCAGGATGAAGTTATTGTTGATGAAAAAGTTTTAGGATACTGTATGCTGGTGTCTGTTATATTTCTGATCCTGACAGCCGTCGTTTATTGTTTGCTACCGGAGATGAGGTAAAAAAAATACCCTTACCGattaaactatttacaaaaaCTACTAATAACCCCCAATTTCCGAAACGTTAGTCAAAGCTAGAGTAATTAATTTCACATAATACTAGACGTTCATTGGTCATTTATTACGTCATCGGCTGCCATTGACCAATGAGAATTGCGATTAAATTAGCTAATCTCGCTTTGTTCAGCGTTTCACAGAATGAGGTGAGGCTAACTTATCGTTTGTATAAAATCCATTCAACGGGATTTTTGTCATCTTACAAATGACCTTACAATTGGGCGATGAATGTTCCTACATCATTTGTCTTTTTGCTTCTCTTATATTTCCGAGAAGGTAatactaacatttattttatattttaatgttaaatattatctattttagcgtttattattattataataaggacACAAATGTTTTATCTATCTTTCTTTATGTTAAGTTGGTCTTTTGGGTTGGTCCCAGAATGCTCAAGTAAGGTATTACGTATTTAGATAGTTATCAATACTGTAGTCTAGAGCTATTATAACATGTAtgtgtattttcttttcaatttacatttttatctgttttaggGATATCCAAGGGAAAAGTATAATAAACTTTTGTCTTAGTTCAGCAATCGGATTCGGCGTTTTGTCATTTATGAAGTTATTCGAATACTCAGATATGAATCTATGCGCTGCAAgaggtaaatataatatcatataatacataCTATTTATAGAGTCCAGTCTTACAAGCGACATAGAACATAGTAATGTCTGctacttcattaaaattaaaatttaattagctCGTCGATGAGACCAAAACAACTACggatattatgtttattcatttataaattaatttatagtgatAACATTGACAATTGATTCCTTTGGCATTGACATCGATACATCatacaaaagtaataaatatgtatgatttatacataatttaaaattgtatattaatttgaatgttattttttaggtttcttagtgtatttctttttaatcgCGAGCTTCTTTTGGACGAATGCTATATCCGTACAAATTCTTCTTAATATAAGGTAAGGTAAACATGtcgtcattatattaatatatatgtatacagtaTGCGACGTGATGACCCAGTAGTTGAAATCGTTATTCTTAATACAAGATAGCATTTAAATACCGTCACTGgattaatgtgcttaatttgttttttataattcatcatttaCCTGGCGGAGATGGATAACATATAAAAGTGAAAATCTACCATATGTATGTTGTGTATCAACTAATtagcattggagcatcgtggtggaaaatgctctaATACTTTCCTTCAAAAGGAAGTGCCTTCAAAAAGACCTAAGTCTAACAATGAGACATGTACATGCtacttttctttataaaatatgtcgGTTAATTGAAATCAATATGACTTCCATTGTTATGCTAACGgcacataaaaacaatttaaagcaCTCCGTTACCACACGTTGAATCtaaaaaatgtcaataaaatatccGATCCAAATTTACTTTAGAATTAATTCGAAGTATTgtacattgttatttatatttaatgaacgtTTATGTAacgtttaaaatgtattaaattacacaTCAAAGGAATACGCAGTCTTAAGATCAATAATATGTATGCGCCATAGCAAGTACAGACACACGACTCATACTAATGCTATGTTTGTTTTAGAGTTACATAGTATCAAATGATACAAcaggcatatattttttttaattctcttatTCTTGAATACTGTTAACGAGCTAGCTCCTGCGTcagtgtaattaattaaattggttacatattaagaaatgaaatacaatattataagaatattgttAATCTgagaaaatatacaatatatatatgagagccgagatggcccagtggttagaatgcgtgcatcttaaccgataatttcgggttcaaacccaggcaggcaccactgaattttcgtttataattcatctcgtgctcggcggtgaaggaaaacatcgtgaggaaacctgcatgtgactaatttaaacgaaattctgccacatgtgtattccgacaacccgcattggagcagcgtgatggaatatgctccaaaccttctcctcaaagggagaggaggcctttagcccagcagtgggaaaatttacaggctgctaatgctaactaTATAAGGTCCTCACTTAGTATTTCCAAGTCTATCGTTACACTGGTCTATAGACACTGCGATACAAAGACTTGTTTTTGATTATAGTTAGGTAATAAACTCTGTTCTCTTGTTAGCCCTCAGGCTTGTTCATCGTAACATCGTCTGCGTAGTTGGCCATCTcgactataaaattataattactaattaaatcaaatggttaataaaacattttttcagaCGACCAGCTACCTCGGATTACGGCTGGAAACCTTTCATATGGTACGCCCTATACGCTTGGGGTATTCCTGTCATCTTAACCGTTTGTATGGCCATCGTCAACTTCCACCCGGGACGGCACCCGAAACCTGGTATCGGATTAAATACGTGCTGGTTTTATAGTAAGTATAGTTCATTTCCTACTTCCTtgcattaaacaatttaagcAAAGTCCGACCGTGTTCAACATACGTGTACCAATAATCACGGAAGACGTCATTTTCTggtgcaataaataattcaataaaatgcaGTCGATGGTTTAATATGGATTGAAATCTCGATgtcttattaaaatcaaaatattctttattcaagaaaGTTCTTAGAACCACTTTCAAATCGTAATTTTACTGGATTATGTATATCATCATTAATATCCTGcctaaaattcaaaaattaactCCACACTTAttgaacaaatatataactttatatttttttattcgtatagtTAGGCGGGCGAGCATAGGgtgcacctgatggtaagtgttcaccaccaaTAGACagtgacgctgtaagaaattttaaccattccttacatcaccaatgcgccaccaatctggggaactaagatgttatgtcttttgtgcctgtagttacactggctcaatcgtCGCTTAGTAGGATAGGAATAGAGGAAAAGAGAGATATAAAGAAGGTAAAACTAACGCGTCGAACACGAATACAAGAAATATGGGCACCGATTGATTGACAAACCTGACTTCTACCGTAACGTGAATAGACACGTTAAGGCATAATTCAGGTTTAAAAGTgggtttgttattttaaatatgcgaATTACGCGTGAAtcagataaaacaataaaaactcgttttttaaagtttttataaggtattgtcatatatatttttaacgtgcGACCGCGTCATAGATTATTGACGAcaatttgacaatatttttggcACACTGATTCGTTATCACAATGATAATGTTTAGAGTCATCATTCATATACGACTAACCAAGCCGAGATTTAAAGTCAGATATAAAGGCTAGCAGACGTTTGAAGAATATTCACAAACAAATTTCCATTGAATCGATAATATAACGTCCGGATTTAATGTTAACAAAAACTACGTCTACGTTTACTGCTTAttggttttagttttttatagcGAGATTGGATtgtcgaaaatatataaaagtatcctaaataaaaataaaacaattgataatggcatattataaaaagaaacatataatataaaattatgaaatctttaaaaataaagctgTTGTCAGTGTGATAGtcctcgaataaaaatattttgagcaCACGTACACCACTAGTGCTATTAATGAGTTCACCTTAAACCCACGGGGTTCCATCTTTAAAAATAAGCTAGTCACTAAATGATTTCATGATTTCTAATGAGGGTcatatgcaatatatataattaccaaGATATAAAATCGATAATACAATAGTTAGAACTTTGTTAAAATTGGTGCCctaaatctttttatataaagaagttTTTAGTAAAACTACCTAAACTTGTTCATACATGTGAAGCCTTAAAAAGCGTGTAAAAAGACAGGTTATGGTGGACACAAAGACAAGGGAGTTGTAAGTCTATaagaatttagtttttttttattaaaacgtgtCTCGACGTTTTGGGTTACCCCGAACCAATTTCTCATTAAACGCCCTTCATTACatgaatcaatattttaatcgattttcaaaattcaaggtttaaatgtaatgatatatGATATACAAAATGCATGGTATTTGtgacttattattaattctaatattagcTTCTGATTCAACCGTACCTcctaaagttattttttctgCTGCTAGAAAACAAATTTATGCTAAATGTATAAATACCAATAACACTTTTTATTAATGGTATCCTAATaccattccattttcaaaaattgCTTTCTTAGACTTTACCAATAAATTTTGTTCAGAGGGTGATCAGTTTAATAATCTGATGTAATCCCAGATAACACATCTGGGAGAAACGGTTttaactcaataaaaaaaagaaaaaatcaacaACCCGCTAAACAACATTTACAAGTAACGTGTATCCATTGCCTTCAAGTATAAATACGATAACACgtcaatacaatttttatttttgtttctgtgGGTTGGAAAATTTCTGCACAACGCAGTACAGTTATGAtccttttaaagttttaatgacATTTCGTTTCAGCTAAAAAACAACAGTGGCAGTACATGTACAGCGTGATGACGATCCTCATCTTAACTAATATCggtatatttttgtacatatcgATACATCTTTGCTGTAATTCCTTCGCCTCGAGTCACATAAAGGCATTAAAATACAAGTTAgtctatgtaaattatttttttattcataaatttgaaaaatagtgATATGATGTTATATCTAAAgatatttgcatataaaatgGATAAGACCTTATTTCGTTTTCATtagctaatatattattttcaaggtcaagtttatttaatatttatatcatgaaTGGTGACTGGTGAATGGACCCGGTAGATAAATTTGACGGTCATCTCTACAAATATCATATtgcaacatttataaaatataagctacTCATTACAGTGTGCCCTGTTGATGTATATAGCTTAAATCGTCGCAGATTTTGAGGTCCTTGGTTCAAACTCCGGGTCAGACTATTTCAAggcttttgtgatatttttcgACATATTCTTGGTTAAAAGCTCGGAGTCTGGAAAACGCGTTAAACCGGTGGTTCTGTCGTTGAACTCTTTCTAAGTAAGGGCACAACTGCCTAGTCTCGGAATAGAACCGATTGGAAATTGGTTAGGAGCACACCATGACATCATAACACTATGAACTGGCTGTCGACGGTTTATCGACTTAATGTAATCTAAGATGTGTGTtccaataaagatattttattcaccattttaaatattataacaattaaatcagtacaaattattatttttagagatGAT harbors:
- the LOC125071045 gene encoding G-protein coupled receptor Mth2-like, with protein sequence MKLFLVFTIFTLVAGDPEGSFCCKPNQGVLDVDEHSCLDIKRNITTPIKLECENVVSISTSVLNFSVTDEGFLIIFMDDTEPQVDKDSFCVANETTNSSERLLVLCADQDEVIVDEKVLGYCMLVSVIFLILTAVVYCLLPEMRDIQGKSIINFCLSSAIGFGVLSFMKLFEYSDMNLCAARGFLVYFFLIASFFWTNAISVQILLNIRRPATSDYGWKPFIWYALYAWGIPVILTVCMAIVNFHPGRHPKPGIGLNTCWFYTKKQQWQYMYSVMTILILTNIGIFLYISIHLCCNSFASSHIKALKYKLLMTVRLFIVMGLPFVFEMISSLFKPHIVWVVIDIFNTLQGPLIFLILVVFRRKVIKAMHKRGWLDCMSNMVERHLAVGNDEEDIVHHTDVALDERTAI